A window from Dermacentor albipictus isolate Rhodes 1998 colony chromosome 10, USDA_Dalb.pri_finalv2, whole genome shotgun sequence encodes these proteins:
- the LOC139050578 gene encoding uncharacterized protein: MFSASKDLSAPGRGATQASASSNDYRVVLPRLPTGKLVVDSVFLHADLSGRPYRAQDFRDALRTVIDLKEISSIGQFQMSHVWMVTCKSGMTKSKLVACGELSVKGRRCVVIDPEPTEVKMKLLWLPERLEDDYIRDALQAYGKVKSISAESWRVSEMEQMRTLNRDVVLTLADGVSVGDVPHLLPVCGVQSLVLIPGRPPLCLRCNKVGHIRRNCRTPRCETCRRFGHTAEECVVTYADKLRHRTKPPDESLQEHIMDITEVLDATGDVPSSAETRCATKAPLPVEDSHNAIARECQLPTANCQQCQLPVNKESSEEKDDQPKQQPKGAPATTEPAAAQQANEGAGNDSSDAPKQLDTCTEPAEDSRSNADTSVPKRRATNRSESSTDSETTSTTRKARRRKTSKHSGKCRRSRSRRPGGVSEGASPLPSRTDHIDH, encoded by the coding sequence atgttctccgcttcaaaggatttatcggcccctggccgaggtgctactcaggcttcagccagcagcaatgactaccgtgttgtgttaccccgtcttcctaccggtaagctggttgtggactccgttttcctgcatgctgacttaagtggtcgaccgtaccgagcccaagacttcagagacgcccttcggaccgttattgacctgaaggaaataagttccatcggacaatttcagatgtcgcacgtgtggatggtgacgtgcaaatcagggatgacaaaatcaaagctagtcgCATGCGGGgaattatccgtaaaaggtagacgctgtgtcgtcattgatcctgagcccacggaagttaaaatgaagcttttgtggcttcctgagcgtttggaagacgactacattcgagatgcgctccaggcttacgggaaagtcaAGTCTATttcagcagaaagctggagagtatcggagatggaacaaatgcgtacgctaaatcgggacgtggtgttgactcttgccgatggagtgagcgtgggggacgttccacatctactacctgtttgtggagtgcagagtcTCGTATTAattccaggccggcccccactttgtctgcgctgtaacaaggtggggcacattcgtcgaaactgcagaaccccacgttgtgaaaCCTGCCGGCGCTTTGGTCACACAGCTGAAGAATGTGTCGTAACATACGCCGATAAGTTACGACACAGAACAAAGCCTCCGGATGAAAGCTTGCAAGAACACATAATGGACATTACGGAGGTTCTTGACGCGacgggagacgttccctcttccgcggaGACCCGCTGTGCCACTAAGGCCCCTCTGCCTGTTGAAGACAGTCACAATGCCATCGCCCGTGAATGCCAACTGCCCACTGCCAACTGCCAACAATGCCAACTGCCCGTGAATAaagaaagtagcgaagagaaagatGACCAACCGAAGCAACAACCCAAAGGAGCACCCGCTACCACGGAGCCAGCTGCTGCCCAGCAAGCGAATGAGGGAGCCGGAAATGACTCATCTGATGCACCCAAGCAACTCGACACGTGCACTGAGCCGGCAGAGGACAGCCGAAGTAACGCGGATACTTCagttccgaagcgccgtgcgaccaacagatcggaatcaagcacagacagcgagacgaccagtaccacaagaaaagcacgtcgccgcaaaacatcgaaACACTCAGGAAAGTGCCGACGATCACGGTCCAGAAGGCCTGGTGGGGtttcggagggagcctcaccgttgccctctaggaccgatcacatagatcattag